A window of the Hordeum vulgare subsp. vulgare chromosome 5H, MorexV3_pseudomolecules_assembly, whole genome shotgun sequence genome harbors these coding sequences:
- the LOC123453108 gene encoding dolichol-phosphate mannosyltransferase subunit 1-like isoform X1, with protein MEKGGEAGGGRPEYSIIVPTYNERLNVALIVYLIFKHLPDAKFEIIIVDDGSPDGTQDIVKQLQQVYGEDRVLLRARPRKLGLGTAYMHGLKHASGEFVVIMDADLSHHPKYLPSFIRKQKETGADIVTGTRYVSNGGVHGWNLMRKLTSRGANVLAQTLLRPGASDLTGSFRLYKRSVLEDVISSCVSKGYVFQMEMIVRATRKGYHIEEVPITFVDRVFGISKLGGSEIVGYLKGLVYLLLTT; from the exons ATGGAGAAGGGAGGGGAGGCGGGCGGCGGCAGGCCGGAGTACAGCATCATCGTGCCCACCTACaacgagcgcctcaacgtcgcccTCATCGTCTACCTCATCTTCAAGCACCTCCC GGATGCCAAGTTCGAAATCATTATTGTGGATGATGGAAGCCCTGATGGAACTCAAGACATTGTAAAGCAGCTGCAGCAAGTATATGGTGAAGACCGTGTT CTACTGCGAGCTAGACCAAGGAAGCTAGGGCTTG GCACTGCATATATGCATGGATTGAAGCATGCTTCAGGGGAGTTCGTTGTTATAATGGATGCGGATCTATCTCATCAT CCAAAGTATTTGCCAAGTTTCATCAG GAAGCAAAAGGAAACCGGTGCTGACATTGTAACTGGCACGCGTTATGTTAGCAATGGTGGTGTCCATGGTTGGAATCTTATGCGGAAGTTGACTAGCAGGGGAGCAAATGTTCTGGCACAAACGTTACTACGGCCCGGAGCTTCTGATCTGACTGGGTCGTTTAG GCTATATAAGCGAAGTGTTTTGGAGGATGTCATCTCCTCCTGCGTCAGCAAGGGCTATGTATTCCAAATGGAGATGATTGTCAGGGCTACTAGGAAAGGTTATCACATTGAAGAG GTCCCAATCACTTTTGTCGACAGGGTCTTCGgaatctcaaagcttggtggatcTGAAATTGTTGGATACTTGAAAGGCCTTGTGTATCTGTTGCTCACAACATAG
- the LOC123399281 gene encoding uncharacterized protein LOC123399281: MAVMDTAFKALTAGLGVATLYLAGSFSFNVYRGLAWHSEQSKLEKEKEKSED; the protein is encoded by the exons ATGGCGGTGATGGACACGGCGTTCAAGGCGCTGACGGCGGGGCTGGGCGTGGCCACGCTCTACCTTGccggctccttctccttcaacgTCTACCGCGGCCTCGCCTGGCACTCCGAGCAATCC aagctagaaaaggaaaaggagaagagcGAAGATTGA
- the LOC123453108 gene encoding dolichol-phosphate mannosyltransferase subunit 1-like isoform X2: protein MEKGGEAGGGRPEYSIIVPTYNERLNVALIVYLIFKHLPDAKFEIIIVDDGSPDGTQDIVKQLQQVYGEDRVLLRARPRKLGLGTAYMHGLKHASGEFVVIMDADLSHHPKYLPSFISNGGVHGWNLMRKLTSRGANVLAQTLLRPGASDLTGSFRLYKRSVLEDVISSCVSKGYVFQMEMIVRATRKGYHIEEVPITFVDRVFGISKLGGSEIVGYLKGLVYLLLTT, encoded by the exons ATGGAGAAGGGAGGGGAGGCGGGCGGCGGCAGGCCGGAGTACAGCATCATCGTGCCCACCTACaacgagcgcctcaacgtcgcccTCATCGTCTACCTCATCTTCAAGCACCTCCC GGATGCCAAGTTCGAAATCATTATTGTGGATGATGGAAGCCCTGATGGAACTCAAGACATTGTAAAGCAGCTGCAGCAAGTATATGGTGAAGACCGTGTT CTACTGCGAGCTAGACCAAGGAAGCTAGGGCTTG GCACTGCATATATGCATGGATTGAAGCATGCTTCAGGGGAGTTCGTTGTTATAATGGATGCGGATCTATCTCATCAT CCAAAGTATTTGCCAAGTTTCATCAG CAATGGTGGTGTCCATGGTTGGAATCTTATGCGGAAGTTGACTAGCAGGGGAGCAAATGTTCTGGCACAAACGTTACTACGGCCCGGAGCTTCTGATCTGACTGGGTCGTTTAG GCTATATAAGCGAAGTGTTTTGGAGGATGTCATCTCCTCCTGCGTCAGCAAGGGCTATGTATTCCAAATGGAGATGATTGTCAGGGCTACTAGGAAAGGTTATCACATTGAAGAG GTCCCAATCACTTTTGTCGACAGGGTCTTCGgaatctcaaagcttggtggatcTGAAATTGTTGGATACTTGAAAGGCCTTGTGTATCTGTTGCTCACAACATAG
- the LOC123453108 gene encoding dolichol-phosphate mannosyltransferase subunit 1-like isoform X3: MEKGGEAGGGRPEYSIIVPTYNERLNVALIVYLIFKHLPDAKFEIIIVDDGSPDGTQDIVKQLQQVYGEDRVLLRARPRKLGLGTAYMHGLKHASGEFVVIMDADLSHHPKYLPSFIRGANVLAQTLLRPGASDLTGSFRLYKRSVLEDVISSCVSKGYVFQMEMIVRATRKGYHIEEVPITFVDRVFGISKLGGSEIVGYLKGLVYLLLTT, from the exons ATGGAGAAGGGAGGGGAGGCGGGCGGCGGCAGGCCGGAGTACAGCATCATCGTGCCCACCTACaacgagcgcctcaacgtcgcccTCATCGTCTACCTCATCTTCAAGCACCTCCC GGATGCCAAGTTCGAAATCATTATTGTGGATGATGGAAGCCCTGATGGAACTCAAGACATTGTAAAGCAGCTGCAGCAAGTATATGGTGAAGACCGTGTT CTACTGCGAGCTAGACCAAGGAAGCTAGGGCTTG GCACTGCATATATGCATGGATTGAAGCATGCTTCAGGGGAGTTCGTTGTTATAATGGATGCGGATCTATCTCATCAT CCAAAGTATTTGCCAAGTTTCATCAG GGGAGCAAATGTTCTGGCACAAACGTTACTACGGCCCGGAGCTTCTGATCTGACTGGGTCGTTTAG GCTATATAAGCGAAGTGTTTTGGAGGATGTCATCTCCTCCTGCGTCAGCAAGGGCTATGTATTCCAAATGGAGATGATTGTCAGGGCTACTAGGAAAGGTTATCACATTGAAGAG GTCCCAATCACTTTTGTCGACAGGGTCTTCGgaatctcaaagcttggtggatcTGAAATTGTTGGATACTTGAAAGGCCTTGTGTATCTGTTGCTCACAACATAG